From a single Alloactinosynnema sp. L-07 genomic region:
- a CDS encoding MCE family protein produces the protein MLTKTVRLQLIAFFLIAVVAVVYAAFRFTDLGRVFGADGYRVKMDLVESGGIFTNAEVTYRGVNVGRVGEIKLTHDGMRIDLNIDPSAPEIPADLDAVVANRSAVGEQYVDLRPRQDGGAPLKEGSVIAADRTTTPVSTDSVIRDLESLASSVPTDSLRTVVDELERAFTGTGDDLQVLLDNSATFTAAAREHLPQTIKLIEDGGVVLKTQAAQSGNIRSFAGDLRLLAEQLRVSDPQIRTLIAATPGTANAVTGLLRESGNGLGAVFANLLTTSNILVSRVDGLELALVAYPIVAVGPKTVVPGDGTAHLGLALNLFDPPACTRGYEGTDRRDGNELADVPENSQAYCAEPVGSPINVRGSQNAPYGGKPVAPSQDQIAANENRGAEELATMAQNSIPGTLTQPGLGGLTSLAGLLGLPA, from the coding sequence ATGCTCACCAAGACCGTCCGCTTGCAGCTCATCGCGTTCTTCTTGATCGCCGTCGTGGCTGTCGTGTACGCGGCGTTCCGGTTCACCGACCTCGGCCGCGTGTTCGGCGCCGACGGCTACCGGGTGAAGATGGACCTCGTCGAGTCCGGCGGCATCTTCACCAACGCCGAGGTCACCTATCGCGGCGTGAACGTCGGCCGGGTCGGCGAGATCAAGCTGACCCACGACGGCATGCGCATCGACCTGAACATCGACCCGTCGGCACCCGAGATCCCCGCCGACCTCGACGCCGTGGTCGCCAACCGCTCGGCGGTCGGCGAGCAGTACGTCGACCTGCGCCCGCGCCAGGACGGCGGCGCGCCGCTCAAGGAGGGCTCGGTCATCGCCGCGGACCGGACCACGACCCCGGTCAGCACGGACTCGGTCATCCGCGACCTCGAAAGCCTGGCGTCCTCGGTCCCCACCGACTCGCTGCGCACGGTCGTCGACGAGTTGGAGCGCGCGTTCACCGGGACTGGCGACGACCTGCAGGTCCTGCTCGACAACTCGGCGACCTTCACCGCCGCTGCCCGCGAGCACCTGCCGCAGACGATCAAGCTGATCGAGGACGGCGGGGTCGTGCTGAAGACCCAGGCCGCCCAGTCGGGCAACATCCGCTCCTTCGCGGGCGACCTGCGGCTGCTGGCCGAGCAACTGCGGGTGTCCGACCCGCAGATCCGCACCCTGATCGCGGCCACCCCCGGCACCGCCAACGCCGTCACGGGCCTGCTGCGTGAGTCCGGCAACGGGCTGGGCGCGGTGTTCGCCAACCTGCTGACCACGTCGAACATCCTGGTCAGCCGGGTCGACGGGCTGGAACTGGCGCTGGTGGCCTACCCGATCGTCGCGGTCGGTCCGAAGACGGTCGTGCCCGGCGACGGCACCGCCCACCTCGGCCTGGCACTCAACCTGTTCGACCCGCCCGCCTGCACCCGCGGCTACGAGGGCACCGACCGTCGCGACGGCAACGAGCTGGCCGACGTCCCGGAGAACTCGCAGGCCTACTGCGCCGAGCCGGTCGGCAGCCCGATCAACGTGCGCGGCTCGCAGAACGCCCCGTACGGCGGCAAGCCGGTCGCGCCGAGCCAGGACCAGATCGCCGCCAACGAGAACCGCGGCGCCGAGGAACTGGCGACGATGGCGCAGAACAGCATCCCCGGCACCCTGACCCAGCCCGGCCTCGGCGGACTGACCAGCCTCGCCGGTCTGCTCGGGCTGCCTGCCTGA
- a CDS encoding MCE family protein has protein sequence MRLKLLAVGGIAALTLSGCGFTGIYDLPLPGGADLGEDPYSVKIQLRDVLDLVPQSGVKVNEVAVGRVDQIGFAEDGWTAEVTVLVNRDVELPANALAKLRQSSLLGEKYIELSAPPGDQAQGVLSEGALIPVERTNRNTEVEEVLGALSLLLNGGGVEQLQTITKELNNALAGNETDIRALLTNVNTMVTELDAGKADITRAIDGINRLASSLNAQRDQIVGVIDNIGPGLKVLTEQRQQLVTMLQSLDTLSGVAVDTVNKSQADLVADLKALTPTLLKLGEAGNDLPNALELLVTFPFTDQAVKGVKGDYFNLYAKIDLNLQNVIDNLGRSRQNPLDDLHLPGLSGQDGVPSNAPAPLPLPSLNGQSTTSTPGTQSADRGLGGLFDVLLGGGS, from the coding sequence ATGAGGCTCAAACTCCTGGCCGTGGGCGGTATCGCCGCGCTGACGCTGTCCGGCTGCGGTTTCACCGGCATCTACGACCTGCCGCTGCCCGGCGGTGCCGACCTTGGCGAGGACCCGTACTCGGTCAAGATCCAGCTGCGCGACGTGCTCGACCTGGTCCCGCAGTCCGGGGTCAAGGTCAACGAGGTCGCGGTCGGCCGGGTCGACCAGATCGGCTTCGCCGAGGACGGCTGGACCGCCGAGGTGACGGTCCTGGTCAACCGCGACGTCGAGCTGCCCGCCAACGCGCTGGCCAAGCTGCGCCAGTCCAGCCTGCTCGGTGAGAAGTACATCGAGCTGAGCGCCCCTCCTGGCGACCAGGCCCAGGGCGTCCTGTCGGAGGGCGCGCTGATCCCGGTGGAGCGGACCAACCGCAACACCGAGGTCGAGGAAGTCCTCGGCGCGCTGTCGCTGCTGCTCAACGGCGGTGGCGTCGAACAGCTGCAGACCATCACCAAGGAACTCAACAACGCGCTCGCGGGCAACGAGACCGACATCCGCGCGCTGCTGACCAACGTCAACACCATGGTCACCGAGCTCGACGCGGGCAAGGCCGACATCACCAGGGCCATCGACGGGATCAACCGGCTCGCCAGCTCGCTGAACGCGCAGCGGGACCAGATCGTCGGCGTTATCGACAACATCGGCCCCGGCCTCAAGGTGCTCACCGAGCAGCGCCAGCAGCTCGTCACGATGCTGCAGAGCCTTGACACGCTCTCCGGTGTCGCCGTCGACACGGTGAACAAGAGCCAGGCCGACCTCGTCGCCGACCTCAAGGCGCTCACCCCGACGCTGCTGAAGCTCGGCGAGGCGGGCAACGACCTGCCCAACGCCCTGGAGCTGCTGGTGACCTTCCCGTTCACCGACCAGGCCGTGAAGGGCGTCAAGGGCGACTACTTCAACCTCTACGCCAAGATCGACCTGAACCTGCAGAACGTCATCGACAACCTGGGCCGCAGCAGGCAGAACCCGCTCGACGACCTGCACCTGCCCGGACTCAGCGGCCAGGACGGCGTGCCGTCCAACGCGCCCGCGCCGCTGCCGCTGCCCTCGCTCAACGGCCAGTCCACCACCTCGACGCCCGGCACGCAGTCCGCCGACCGCGGCCTCGGCGGACTCTTCGACGTGCTGCTGGGAGGCGGTTCCTGA
- a CDS encoding DNA-directed RNA polymerase subunit beta: MAVSRATKATAATNSTASNSGIPGAPRRVSFAKIREPLGTPNLLDLQIQSFEWFTGNEMWFQRRIDAGDENPVGGLEEVLNEISPIEDFSGSMSLSFSDPRFDEVKASVEECKDKDMTYAAPLFVTAEFTNNTTGEIKSQTVFMGDFPVMTNKGTFIINGTERVVVSQLVRSPGVYFDTAIDKTTDKDVFSVKVIPSRGAWLEFDVDKRDTVGVRIDRKRRQPVTVLLKALGWTTEAIRERFHFSETLLATLEKDHTAGTDEALLDIYRKLRPGEPPTKESAQTLLENLFFKDKRYDLAKVGRYKINKKLGLALPTNTGVLTEDDIVTTIEYLVRLHAGDTSMIAGEGDNKIDIPVEVDDIDHFGNRRLRTVGELIQNQIRVGLSRMERVVRERMTTQDVEAITPQTLINIRPVVAAIKEFFGTSQLSQFMDQTNPVAGLTHKRRLSALGPGGLSRERAGMEVRDVHHSHYGRMCPIETPEGPNIGLIGSLSSYARVNPFGFIETPYRKVVEGQVTDQIDYLTADEEDRHVIAQANAPLDDQNHFAEERVLVRKRGGEVEFIEPFDVDYMDVSPRQMVSVATAMIPFLEHDAANRALMGANMQRQAVPLLRSESPLVGTGMELRAAVDGGDLVTAAKAGVVEELSADFITVMADDGTRQTYGMHKFRRSNQGTCINQKPIIAEGDRVEAGQVIADGPCTEDGEMALGKNLLVAIMPWEGHNYEDAIILSQRLVQDDVLTSIHIDEHEIDARDTKLGAEEITRDIPNVSEEVLADLDERGIIRIGAEVGAGDILVGKVTPKGETELTPEERLLRAIFGEKAREVRDTSLKVPHGETGKVIGIRVFSREDEDELPPGVNELVRVYVAQKRKIQDGDKLAGRHGNKGVIGKILPVEDMPFLEDGTPVDVVLNTHGVPRRMNIGQIMESHLGWIAKQGWKIDGNPDWASKLPEELYEVEPDTNTATPVFDGAREDEITGLLGSTMPNRDGVRMVKEDGKATLFDGRSGEPYPYPVSVGYMYILKLLHLVDDKIHARSTGPYSMITQQPLGGKAQFGGQRFGEMECWAMQAYGAAYTLQELLTIKSDDVLGRVKVYEAIVKGENIPEPGIPESFKVLLKELQSLCLNVEVLSSDGAAIEMRDGDDEDLERAAANLGINLSRNESASVDDIVN, from the coding sequence TTGGCAGTCTCCCGCGCGACCAAGGCCACTGCTGCGACCAACTCCACTGCTTCGAACTCGGGTATCCCCGGAGCCCCTCGCCGGGTTTCTTTCGCGAAGATCCGCGAGCCCCTGGGTACGCCCAACCTGCTGGACCTGCAGATCCAGTCGTTCGAGTGGTTCACCGGTAACGAGATGTGGTTCCAGCGCCGCATCGACGCCGGTGACGAGAACCCTGTCGGCGGCCTTGAGGAAGTCCTCAACGAGATCTCCCCGATCGAGGACTTCTCCGGCTCCATGTCCCTGTCCTTCTCCGACCCGCGCTTCGACGAGGTCAAGGCCTCCGTCGAGGAGTGCAAGGACAAGGACATGACCTACGCGGCGCCGCTGTTCGTCACCGCGGAGTTCACCAACAACACCACTGGCGAGATCAAGAGCCAGACGGTGTTCATGGGTGACTTCCCCGTGATGACCAACAAGGGCACGTTCATCATCAACGGCACCGAGCGTGTCGTGGTCTCGCAGCTGGTCCGGTCTCCCGGCGTCTACTTCGACACGGCGATCGACAAGACCACCGACAAGGACGTCTTCAGCGTCAAGGTCATCCCCAGCCGCGGCGCCTGGCTCGAGTTCGACGTCGACAAGCGCGACACCGTCGGTGTCCGCATCGACCGCAAGCGCCGCCAGCCCGTCACCGTGCTGCTCAAGGCGCTGGGCTGGACCACCGAGGCGATCCGCGAGCGGTTCCACTTCTCCGAGACGCTGCTCGCCACGCTCGAGAAGGACCACACCGCGGGCACCGACGAGGCGCTGCTCGACATCTACCGCAAGCTGCGCCCGGGCGAACCGCCGACGAAGGAGAGCGCGCAGACCCTGCTGGAGAACCTGTTCTTCAAGGACAAGCGCTACGACCTGGCCAAGGTCGGCCGGTACAAGATCAACAAGAAGCTTGGGCTGGCGCTGCCGACGAACACCGGCGTGCTGACCGAGGACGACATCGTCACGACCATCGAGTACCTGGTCCGCCTGCACGCGGGCGACACCTCGATGATCGCGGGCGAGGGCGACAACAAGATCGACATCCCGGTCGAGGTCGACGACATCGACCACTTCGGCAACCGCCGCCTGCGCACGGTGGGTGAGCTGATCCAGAACCAGATCCGGGTCGGCCTGTCCCGCATGGAGCGCGTGGTCCGCGAGCGGATGACCACTCAGGACGTCGAGGCGATCACGCCGCAGACCCTGATCAACATCCGCCCGGTCGTCGCCGCGATCAAGGAGTTCTTCGGAACCTCCCAGCTGTCGCAGTTCATGGACCAGACCAACCCGGTCGCGGGCCTGACCCACAAGCGCCGCCTCTCGGCGCTGGGCCCCGGCGGTCTGTCCCGTGAGCGCGCGGGCATGGAGGTCCGCGACGTCCACCACAGCCACTACGGCCGCATGTGTCCGATCGAGACGCCGGAAGGCCCGAACATCGGCCTGATCGGCTCGCTGTCGAGCTACGCGCGGGTCAACCCGTTCGGCTTCATCGAGACGCCGTACCGCAAGGTCGTCGAGGGTCAGGTCACCGACCAGATCGACTACCTGACCGCCGATGAGGAAGACCGGCACGTCATCGCCCAGGCGAACGCGCCGCTCGACGACCAGAACCACTTCGCCGAGGAGCGCGTCCTCGTCCGCAAGCGGGGCGGCGAGGTCGAGTTCATCGAGCCGTTCGACGTGGACTACATGGACGTCTCGCCGCGCCAGATGGTGTCGGTCGCGACCGCGATGATCCCGTTCCTGGAGCACGACGCCGCCAACCGTGCCCTCATGGGCGCGAACATGCAGCGTCAGGCGGTGCCGCTGCTGCGCAGCGAGTCCCCGCTGGTCGGCACCGGCATGGAGCTGCGCGCCGCGGTCGACGGCGGCGACCTGGTCACCGCGGCCAAGGCCGGTGTGGTCGAGGAGCTCTCCGCCGACTTCATCACGGTCATGGCCGATGACGGCACCCGCCAGACCTACGGGATGCACAAGTTCCGCCGGTCCAACCAGGGCACCTGCATCAACCAGAAGCCGATCATCGCCGAGGGCGACCGCGTCGAGGCCGGTCAGGTCATCGCCGACGGGCCGTGCACCGAAGACGGCGAGATGGCGCTCGGCAAGAACCTGCTCGTGGCGATCATGCCGTGGGAGGGCCACAACTACGAGGACGCGATCATCCTGTCGCAGCGCCTCGTGCAGGACGACGTGCTCACCTCGATCCACATCGACGAGCACGAGATCGACGCGCGCGACACCAAGCTGGGCGCCGAGGAGATCACCCGGGACATCCCGAACGTCTCCGAGGAGGTCCTGGCGGACCTGGACGAGCGCGGCATCATCCGCATCGGTGCCGAGGTCGGCGCGGGCGACATCCTGGTCGGCAAGGTCACGCCCAAGGGCGAGACCGAGCTGACCCCGGAGGAGCGCCTGCTGCGCGCGATCTTCGGTGAGAAGGCCCGCGAGGTCCGCGACACGTCGCTGAAGGTCCCGCACGGCGAGACCGGCAAGGTCATCGGCATCCGCGTCTTCTCCCGTGAGGACGAGGACGAGCTGCCCCCCGGCGTCAACGAGCTGGTCCGGGTCTACGTGGCCCAGAAGCGCAAGATCCAGGACGGTGACAAGCTCGCGGGCCGCCACGGCAACAAGGGCGTCATCGGCAAGATCCTGCCGGTCGAGGACATGCCGTTCCTGGAGGACGGCACCCCGGTCGACGTCGTGCTGAACACCCACGGTGTGCCCCGTCGTATGAACATCGGGCAGATCATGGAGTCGCACCTGGGCTGGATCGCCAAACAGGGCTGGAAGATCGACGGCAACCCGGACTGGGCCTCGAAGCTCCCCGAGGAGCTCTACGAGGTCGAGCCCGACACGAACACCGCCACGCCGGTGTTCGACGGTGCCCGCGAGGACGAGATCACTGGCTTGCTCGGCTCCACCATGCCCAACCGCGACGGTGTGCGGATGGTCAAGGAGGACGGCAAGGCGACGCTGTTCGACGGTCGCAGCGGCGAGCCGTACCCGTACCCGGTCTCGGTCGGCTACATGTACATCCTCAAGCTGCTGCACCTGGTCGACGACAAGATCCACGCTCGCTCGACCGGCCCGTACTCGATGATCACCCAGCAGCCGCTCGGCGGTAAGGCCCAGTTCGGTGGCCAGCGCTTCGGTGAGATGGAGTGCTGGGCGATGCAGGCCTACGGCGCGGCCTACACGCTGCAGGAGCTGCTGACGATCAAGTCCGACGACGTGCTCGGTCGCGTCAAGGTCTACGAGGCGATCGTCAAGGGCGAGAACATCCCGGAGCCGGGCATCCCGGAGTCCTTCAAGGTGCTCCTCAAGGAGCTCCAGTCGCTGTGCCTGAACGTGGAGGTGCTGTCGAGCGACGGCGCCGCCATCGAGATGCGCGACGGGGACGACGAGGACCTGGAGCGCGCTGCGGCGAACCTGGGTATCAACCTCTCCCGCAACGAGTCGGCTTCGGTCGACGACATCGTCAACTGA